In one Solanum dulcamara chromosome 1, daSolDulc1.2, whole genome shotgun sequence genomic region, the following are encoded:
- the LOC129895311 gene encoding uncharacterized protein LOC129895311 — MYTAEATSGSMEIGDANLNGAHETAGPTSYEYLIIGHNHPLYLHPNDTPVLSWIMNVITPGLLSSIVYAGDAHKVWSDLKERFDKINGCYCAESKRFQEHFEYQRLLKFLMGLNEFYSTARGQILMQNPIPNLNKAYFLIVDHESQRNLASSYHESVTSKMVECTALFSKNGGNGPNQGGNFGHQPGVKGYPVGWKSKKKREQFNSNSYANQAEVTQCGGPNSTGDTPSPTALFTQDQYHHILQMLARRGENGREHSAKAATAGSALSVLVSKYVDKSWIVDTGETNHMISNTELLNNFHTVSPSKRRQVMLPTGNVVSVSHIGSINILGNQSIGNVLFDLFSGQVKGIGKEDQGLYILKEGSPKAEVNGCSTQFQGVAPTNSTSSSVIPTGRPTTTTLWNLRQGHVPVDIIKKSSSIEVLDNEYSTCTVFPLAKQTKLPFPVHNLFSTTVNTLRTDNGCEFLSIVFQNMLSTLGILHQTTCVYTPQQNGVTERKHKTILEMARALKFQSSVPLKFWGECVTTTVYLLNRIPSKLLQFKTPFEMLHLHSPSLAHIKVFGCLCYATVPHILDKFSPRAIPAVLMGYSSSKKGYLLYDLHSKSFFVNRYAVFKEDICNTP; from the exons ATGTATACAGCTGAGGCTACATCAGGATCGATGGAAATTGGTGATGCAAACCTAAATGGAGCACATGAAACCGCTGGTCCAACCAGCTATGAATATCTGATTATAGGTCACAATCACCCTCTGTATCTCCATCCGAATGACACTCCAG TTTTGTCCTGGATAATGAATGTTATTACACCTGGATTATTGAGTAGTATTGTTTATGCTGGTGATGCACACAAGGTATGGAGTGATCTGAAAGAAAGATTTGACAAAATTAATG GGTGTTATTGTGCTGAATCAAAAAGGTTCCAAGAACACTTTGAATACCAGAGATTGCTTAAGTTTCTTATGGGACTGAATGAGTTCTATTCAACTGCTAGAGGTCAGATATTGATGCAGAATCCAATTCCCAACCTAAACAAAGCTTACTTTCTGATAGTAGATCATGAAAGCCAAAGAAACTTGGCAAGTTCATATCATGAAAGTGTTACCTCTAAAATGGTTGAATGCACTGCTCTATTCAGTAAAAATGGGGGAAATGGTCCTAATCAAGGTGGCAACTTTGGCCATCAACCAGGAG TGAAAGGCTATCCAGTTGGATGGAAGTCAAAGAAGAAGAGGGAACAATTCAATTCTAATTCATATGCTAATCAAGCTGAGGTTACCCAATGTGGAGGTCCAAATTCCACAGGTGACACACCTTCACCTACAGCCTTATTCACACAGGATCAGTACCATCATATCCTGCAGATGCTGGCTAGAAGAGGTGAAAATGGAAGAGAACACTCAGCTAAAGCAGCTACAGCAGGTAGTGCTCTATCTGTTTTAGTCTCTAAATATGTAGATAAAAGTTGGATAGTTGATACTGGAGAAACAAACCATATGATTTCTAATACTGAACTTCTAAATAACTTTCACACTGTATCACCATCTAAAAGGAGACAAGTAATGTTACCCACTGGAAATGTTGTGTCAGTCTCACATATTGGTAGTATAAACATTCTTGGGAATCAATCCATTGGAAATGTTCTATTT GATCTCTTCAGTGGTCAGGTCAAGGGGATTGGTAAAGAGGATCAAGGGCTCTACATTCTGAAGGAAGGTTCTCCAAAGGCAGAAGTCAATGGTTGTTCAACTCAGTTCCAAGGTGTAGCTCCTACAAACTCCACAAGTAGCAGTGTCATCCCAACTGGCAGACCTACTACAACTACTCTATGGAATCTAAGACAAGGCCATGTACCTGTAGATATAATAAAGAAATCATCCAGTATTGAGGTTCTAGATAATGAATATTCTACTTGTACAGTTTTCCCACTTGCTAAGCAAACTAAACTTCCTTTCCCA GTTCACAACTTATTCTCCACAACTGTGAATACTCTGAGAACTGATAATGGCTGTGAGTTCCTTAGTATTGTATTTCAGAACATGCTGTCTACACTTGGCATTCTTCATCAGACCACTTGTGTTTatactcctcaacaaaatggagttACTGAGAGGAAGCATAAAACTATCCTGGAGATGGCCAGGGCACTCAAGTTCCAATCCTCTGTACCCTTAAAATTCTGGGGTGAGTGTGTCACTACTACAGTCTACCTTCTTAACAGAATCCCCTCAAAACTCCTTCAGTTCAAAACTCCATTTGAAATGCTTCACTTACATTCCCCTTCTTTAGCTCACATTAAAGTCTTTGGTTGCCTTTGCTATGCCACAGTCCCACATATCCTTGACAAATTCTCTCCTAGAGCCATACCAGCTGTCCTTATGGGTTACTCCTCATCAAAAAAGGGGTACCTCCTGTATGATCTCCACTCTAAATCCTTTTTTGTAAATAGATATGCAGTGTTCAAAGAAGatatttgtaacaccccctaa
- the LOC129882726 gene encoding 2-alkenal reductase (NADP(+)-dependent)-like translates to MPGITAYGGFYELCSPKKGETVYVSAASGAVGQLVGQFAKLVGCYVVGSAGSKEKVELLKNKFGFDEAFNYKEEQDLSAALKRYFPDGIDIYFENVGGKMLDAVLLNMRIHGRIAVCGMISQYNLEQNEGVHNLFCLISKRLRMQGFLAVDYFPLYQKFVEMVTPHIKEGKVKYVEDIAEGIESAPGALVGLFSGRNVGKQLVLVARE, encoded by the exons ATGCCCGGGATAACTGCTTATGGAGGTTTTTATGAGCTATGCTCCCCAAAGAAAGGAGAAACTGTGTATGTGTCCGCTGCATCTGGAGCTGTTGGCCAGCTCGTTGGACAATTCGCTAAGCTAGTAGGTTGCTATGTTGTTGGAAGTGCTGGAAGCAAAGAAAAG gTTGAACTGTTGAAGAACAAATTTGGTTTTGATGAAGCATTTAACTATAAAGAGGAACAAGATTTATCAGCAGCTTTGAAAAG GTACTTCCCTGATGGAATCGATATTTACTTTGAAAACGTTGGAGGAAAGATGCTTGACGCAGTTCTTCTCAACATGAGAATCCATGGACGAATTGCTGTATGTGGGATGATCTCACAATACAACCTCGAGCAAAATGAAGGAGTTCACAACTTGTTCTGCCTCATCTCAAAACGACTCCGTATGCAAGGATTTTTGGCTGTTGATTACTTTCCCCTATACCAAAAGTTTGTCGAAATGGTTACTCCACACATTAAAGAAGGGAAGGTAAAATATGTGGAGGATATAGCTGAAGGCATTGAAAGTGCACCAGGTGCTCTAGTCGGCCTCTTCTCTGGTAGAAATGTTGGAAAACAATTGGTGCTTGTTGCTCGTGAATAA
- the LOC129895328 gene encoding acetyl-CoA-benzylalcohol acetyltransferase-like: MVQQLEESLSRILTHVYPISGRFDENKCSIICQDQGVTLIKAKVNRRMDDEFLQQAYNNLDFVMEFWPHDIKVVNATNLFVTPIMFVQITIFQCGGIALSTSTSHPAMDGWTNFTFIYEWSKVCKLGIPTEKINFMSFDLANIFGPRNITFSDQAKPLNTKLVAKNQIMDEVSLSKLRDKLTNSEALCFKPSRVEMVTAILWRSQLRASQAITGEIKPSVMSFPLNLRGKLKYPESTNPFGNFIIDIPITYDPKGNTNMELKDFIILIRETMQKTLDYCGETSSANEVIEMVANLYNKNYEGKEWGANDDIEEFTCSSLTRFHMQEANFGWGNPKLMHFGSRNNQVFWLYSTQCGNSIGVQMDLKEKYMDFIQHDLEFLAFIKV, translated from the coding sequence ATGGTACAACAACTTGAAGAATCACTTTCAAGGATTTTGACTCATGTTTATCCTATTTCTGGTAGATTTGATGAAAACAAATGTTCAATTATTTGTCAAGATCAAGGTGTTACATTAATAAAAGCCAAGGTCAATCGTCGTATGGACGATGAATTCCTCCAACAAGCATACAACAACTTGGATTTCGTCATGGAATTTTGGCCACATGACATTAAGGTCGTGAACGCTACTAATTTGTTCGTGACACCAATTATGTTTGTGCAAATTACGATTTTTCAATGTGGGGGAATTGCGTTATCGACAAGCACTTCCCACCCTGCAATGGATGGATGGACGAATTTTACCTTCATATACGAGTGGTCCAAAGTGTGCAAGTTGGGAATCCCAActgaaaaaatcaatttcatgagCTTTGATTTGGCTAACATTTTTGGACCTAGAAACATAACATTTTCAGATCAAGCAAAACCTTTGAACACAAAATTAGTGGCCAAAAACCAAATTATGGATGAAGTCTCTCTATCAAAACTCAGAGACAAATTAACAAACTCTGAAGCATTATGCTTTAAGCCTTCCAGAGTTGAAATGGTCACCGCGATTTTATGGAGGTCTCAACTCCGTGCTTCACAGGCAATAACAGGGGAAATAAAGCCTTCAGTAATGTCATTTCCCTTGAATTTACGCGGTAAACTTAAATACCCCGAATCAACTAATCCTTTTGGAAATTTTATTATTGACATTCCTATAACATATGATCCTAAAGGGAATACCAATATGGAATTAAAAGATTTCATAATATTAATAAGAGAAACAATGCAGAAAACTCTTGATTATTGTGGTGAAACTTCATCAGCAAATGAAGTAATTGAAATGGTGGCTAATTTAtataacaaaaattatgaagGAAAAGAATGGGGAGCTAATGATGATATTGAGGAATTTACTTGCTCAAGTTTGACTAGGTTTCATATGCAAGAAGCAAATTTTGGATGGGGAAATCCAAAATTAATGCATTTTGGATCAAGAAACAATCAAGTTTTTTGGTTGTATTCAACACAATGTGGTAATAGTATTGGTGTCCAAATGGATCTGAAGGAAAAGTACATGGACTTCATTCAACATGACCTAGAATTCCTAGCTTTTATCAAAGTTTAA